TAATTAAATCAGGTATTCCAACCCCACTGATACCGGACTTCAAACATTTTACCTGAAGTTGTATAATCTCCTCCCAATCAATCTTGAGAGGAAATTTCATAATTTCGCTTAATAATTGGATAATCTTGTTCTGTCTCTTTACTTTTAAGTATGGAATCAGTTCGGCAATGATAATGTCATTAGTTACAATAAGATTTTCATCTATCAAAATACTCAGCTCACTGGATTTAATACCACTTCTAAAATAATCTACCCAGATAGATGTATCTACAAGCACCTGCATTAACGCCCCCTGAGCAGATCCAGATCAATATTCAGATCAACTTTTCCTTTGAATTTCTTCAGATCAGAAATTTTTGACTTCCTGATCAATTCTGTGAGTGCAAGGATAATTACATTTGTCTTTGTCTTAACATGAGCAACTTCCATTGCTTCCTGAACTAATTCTTCCGGTAAATCAAGCGTGGTTCTCATCATTGTCTCCTTATGCACAATATTACTATTTTATGCATATTTTGTCTATCGTTTTTTAAGAAACAGAAAACCATATCGACCTTAGTATAACCTTTACTGAAACATCAGTTTCTCAATAACTTTTTTGAGTTTCTTCTCAAGTTCTTTCCTGGGATATGAAGAAGTACTGATGATCCTGGACATATAACGATCACCATCAAGCCCGTCTTTGCCAATCCCGATTCGTTCAACAGTACCATCTCCAGATACTACGTGAAATGCCCATAACTGATCAATATTATTTACTCTGTAGTTGAAGACAACAAAGTATTCTGATTCGTCCACGTCTATTGCTTCCCAACCTACAGGAGTAAATACCGGCTCTTTCTCCCATAATGCAATTGCATCTCGCGCATTCATTTTTACACCACTGACTTCTTCATCAACCACAATACACGTTAATGCCAACTCGATGGCATACTCCTCAGGCGAGGCAGCTTCTTGCACAACATCCCTGATACACGCGGTGACGCTTAATAACCCAGCTATTATTACGATGTAAACACAATGTTTATTATTCATACGTTAACCACCCTTCTCAGGTTTTCAGTAAATGTCATCTCCGGTATCATATTTTCTTTTGATAGTTTGCTCAATATTTCAGTAAGCGGAATTTTTGTATCCGGTAAAATCAAATCCGGGTTTAATTCAGAGAGTGGAATGGCAATAAATTCACGCTTGTAAATATCAGGGTCCGGTATGACAACATTTTCATCATGTATTACAAGGTCTCCAAAAAGCAGCAGGTCCAGATCTATTGTTCTTGGCGCGTATCTATCAGATTCTCTGTTACGATGCAACTCCTTTTCTATCGTCCTCAGCACGCGGAATTTCAGTTCCTCTGGAGGAATTGAAGTACTTATCCTCCACACACCATTTAAAAAATCATCCTGATCCGGCCTTAACAGCGGCGTGGTCCTATAAAAAACGGAAATCCCTCTTACACATACATGTTTACTTAAGCATGCAAGTGCATCGGGTATATTCCGTTCCGGATCTATATTGCTGCCAACACCTATAAATACTTCATCCACATTATTGCCCATAGCATTTTCTGGTACGCATAATTTCAACTGCTACAGAACGGGTATATCTTAAAGCACCGGGCTTATCAACAGTAACATTTACTTTTTGTACTCTCAAATTATCAAGGCAAACTTTTGCAATCTCTTCAGCAAGTCTTTCAATCAATAAAAACTCCGAGCATTCTACCAGAGCCAGGATGGTTTTTTTTACCGTTTTATAATCAACCGAATCTCCAAGGCTATCTGTCTGTCCTGCTATCCTGGTATCAGTGAACAAAACAACGTTGATAATAACGTCCTGCTTCTCTGTCCGTTCTTCAGGATTAATACCAATTATACAGCGCAATGCAAGGTCACGGATATGAATCTTATCATTGTACTCTGAGACCTCATTCATATAACTCTCCTTTGAGATTCTGGCCACCGTCTATAAACAGGACTTCCCCTGTAACAAACGTATTTGTTAAAAGAAAAAGTACGGCATCAGTTATCTCAGACTGTTTACCGGAACGATTAAACAGGTTTCTATGGCTTAGTTTCCGGATATATGATTCGTCCTTTCCGTCCGGAGGTAAAATTATACCGGGAGCAATACCGTTAACCCGAAGTTGAGGTGCAAACTCCACCGCCATCATTTCAGTCATATGGTACAACATATTCTTGCTTATTTGATAGGCAGCATGGCCCAGATCATATCGTTTTACACGGCTGTCTAATATATTAATGATGCATCCGTCATGTTTCTGTTTTGCCATATGCTGTGAAAGCCTGAACGGTGCTATTGAGTTTACCGTCAATGTATTGCTCAACTCTTTTATCGAAAGTGTTGAAAGCTTTGAAGAAGAGAATATTGACGCATTATTAATCAGAATGTCAACAGTGCCTATCATATTCCGTATCTCTTCAAAAAAAATATCAACATTATCAATATTGGAAAAATCAGACTTAAATTTCCAGATCTCGACACCGGGTACTTTGATATCTGTCAGGGCTTCCTCTACATCATCGTCACTGGAAAAACAATAATGCACAATAACATTTACATGGTTTTGGGCCAATACGCGGGCAATTTCTTTGCCAATACGTTTTGCAGCACCGGTAACAAGAGCTGTTTTTCCCTTTAACTCATTATTATTTATATTCAGTTTGTATCCTTAAGTGTAAGGTTTGAAAAAAACAACTCTCACCAATTTGAACGGTATCAGTAAAAAAACCCGTCCGGCCTGCTCGATTTTTCCTTCAGGCGTAGAAACGGGTATTACCTATCAGAACTGCAATAATACATTGCGTATTATTATAACATTTGAAACCAAAAAGAAGCAAGTTAGAACAAGGCACTATTGCTTCTTGAGATAATAGTTTATTGTATCAGCGATTTGTTTTTCGACCTTTTCGTCCTTTTCGTCTTGACAGGGTTGTACCATTTATTAGAGCATTCTCCTCTTCATGTGTAAGGAACCGCCACTGAGATGATGGTATATCAAGCTTGACAGTACCTATCTGTGTCCGCTTCAAATCAAGCACCTTCAGAGAATTATGGAATTGCTGGTCTTGAAGAGCTCCGAAAACACGTCGAATATGCCGGTTCTTCCCTTCTGACAACTCTACTATCAACCGGGTCCTGGGACCTGCATATCCTGAAGTCTTTATTCCCTTGAATCTCAACATACCTATTGGAGTTTTAACACCATCCAGTGTCTGTTGAAGTTGTTCATTTGTGATTCGTCCACGAATCCACACCTCATAAAACTTTGAAAATTTTCCTGGTTTTGTCAGAAGATCACTCAATCCACCTTCACGAGTAAAAAGTAACAAACCTCTCGAATCTCTATCCAGACGGCCTACAGGTATCCACCTGTCTTCAAGTATAAATCTGGGCAGAATATCATACACTGTTTTTCGACTGTTTTCATCGGATAGCGTAACAATCGCTCCTTTCGGTTTGTGAAACATTATGAGTCTGCGGGGCTTTGATGTGGAACGGATATTCATTGTAATTTAATCAAAATCAAATCTGTTTTCCTGAGTTCTTTCATATATCTCTTCTATCATGTCAAAGAAAAGGTCGTAGCATTTCTGCATAACGTATTGTGCTGTCTCCGCTTCTTCAGTCGTCAATGTCTGGCTCTCAAACTTCTCAGGATCACATCCATGCAAGTGACCCGGTTCATATTCCAGGTGTACTTTACCGAAGTAATTGCTCTCGATTGCCCCGACCGCACATTTATGTGAAACAAGAAAGAATGTATTACCCAGCTCTTCTATAACACGAATAAGACAGTACCGTACCAATGGATTTGATGCCATCTGCGTAAGATTTGCTATACCATAGGAAACCAGCCTGCTTTTTTTTATATTATCATTCCACAAAAATTCAAGGCAATCGGCAAATGTAAAATCCTTAAGCTTCTCCTGTAGATTACGTATATCCCTGTTAATTAGAGAATTATGCTCAGCATCCGTAGCTGCATGGCTGTTAATCTGCTCTTCTAATTCATCAGCAGGTTTTTCATAAGGAAGTATATAGTTGTTGATGTCAGAAAATGAGTTGGCAAAATATGTAAAGTATGGAAGCCAGTTCAACCTTTTAGAAGCAGGAATACTCTCATCCTCCATATACTTAATAAGCCGACTCTGTTTGAAATCTTCCCTCATTTGAAAAACAGTTGAAACAACGTCTTTTACAAGCACTGAATCTTCTTTCATTATACTTACCTCCTTTATTGAACACGAAATCTTCACTCTTTCTATCTGAACTAAATTAGTATTGTATGTAGACCCTCCACCCATGTCTGCCAGTCTATCCGGTGTTGTCTGGTTACTGTTGCATCCTCCCGGGCTTAAACTATTCCACCAGATTCCTTTATTTATTGCAATACCCTCTCTCAGATAATCTCCTACAGAAGCCATGAGAACACACTCACCCCGATTATTAAAAACCCTGACCATATCTCCGGTTTTTATCCCGCGTTTCTCGGCATCCAGTATGTTTAATTCCAGTATTGGCTTATCTTTTTCTCTCCCCGTATTACCGAGATTTGCAAAGTTAGAATTCAGAAATGATTTTGCCGAAGGCGTGAGGAGATATATCGGATATTTCCTGTACAGGTCTGGTGAGGTTAGAGGCCCTTCTGCAATTGGCATATGAACAGGCAGAGGGCTATGACCATCCTGTTTCATTTTATCGGAATAAAACTCTATCTTTCCGGTAGGTGTGTAGAATTTAAGATCTTTATATGGCATATGAAACTCACCGGGCATATTAAGACGGATTGCACCCTCACTTCGTAAACGCTCTAACGTTATTCCCTGTAAATAGCTGCTGTCAATTTTCAGTGCGCTGTTAATTATATCAATCGAAGTATCATCAAAGCATCTATCCTGATAACCCATTGATTTTGCCAATGTATTAAACGTATCGAGATTAGACCTGCTTTCCCCCAATGGTTCTATTACCGGTTCATTCAACTGGAGTGATAGATGGAAGTATGAGTAGTGTAGGTCCATATGCTCAAATTCAGTAGTGGCAGGCAACACAATATCCGCGTAACGCGCGGTGTCGGTAAGTAACTGCTCATGCACCACAGTAAACAGATCTTCTCTCTTCAAGCCGGAAATAACCTTTCCTTGATTAAAGAGTACGGCAGCAGGGTTAGAGTTGTATACATATAAGCCATTAATTGCGGGATCCACACTTAAGAGTACCTGTCCCAATTGATTCATATTGATTGATCTGGAAGAGCCGGGACAGAGATCATTTTCTTCAAGCAAGTTCCACTGGATCGGAAACGCTTCACTGGTAGGATAAAACATTCCGCCACCGGGATATTTCCACGCCCCGACCAGACCGGGAAGGCAGGAGATTGTACGTATCATCATGCCACCGTTTGTATGATGCTGCATACCTGATCCCGCATAAATGAACGATGGTTTACGGTCCGCATAGATGGCAGCAAACTCTTTAATAGTTTCTTTATCTACGCCGCTAATCGCTTCTACATTTTCCGGTGAATACTCCTGTACCTGTTCTGACAATGCATTAAAGCCCTCCGTATATTTTTCAACAAAATCACAATCATACAGAGATTCATTAATAATTACGTTCATTATCCCTAACGCAAGTGCGGCATCACTCCCGGGTGTTGGTTGAATAAACAAGTCTGCTATTTCAACAGACTTGATTTTATCAGGATTGATGACTATATGTAAAGCGCCTCTCTTTTTTGCTTCCTTTATCAATGGTATCTGATGAATATTCGTATAATACGGGTTTGTACCCCAGGATATTATCAGTTTTGATTGTGGTATGGCTAATGGATCAGCGCCAAAGGAAGCACCCAAAGTATATTTATATCCAATCCTTCCTCCCTTGGAGCATATAGTCCTATCCAGACCTGAAGCACCCATGCGATTAAAGAGACGTTTGCCGGCAACATCACCATTAACCAGCCCCAATGTACCCGAACCACTGAATGGCAGGATCGATTCAGCACCGTGTCTGCTTATGATATCCTTAAACCGTGATGTGACTGTACCAACCGCCTCATCCCACGATATTCTCTCAAATTTGCCTGCACCCTTCTCACCAACTCTTTTAAGAGGATAGAGAACTCTGTCAGGACTATAGACCCTTGCCGGATAGTGCATTACTTTCCTGCAGAGAAAACCTCTGGTTACAAAATGGGCCGGATCACCTTTGACCTTGACCAATTTACCGTCTTTTACGTACGAAATTATTCCACAGGTATCAGGACAATCATGTGGGCATACACTTCTCAATTCCTTAATCATCTTTACTTTAAAT
The DNA window shown above is from Candidatus Scalindua japonica and carries:
- a CDS encoding PIN domain-containing protein, whose product is MQVLVDTSIWVDYFRSGIKSSELSILIDENLIVTNDIIIAELIPYLKVKRQNKIIQLLSEIMKFPLKIDWEEIIQLQVKCLKSGISGVGIPDLIIAQNSRQNSCSIYSLDRHFLMLQKIVGIGNYGH
- a CDS encoding type II toxin-antitoxin system VapB family antitoxin; this encodes MMRTTLDLPEELVQEAMEVAHVKTKTNVIILALTELIRKSKISDLKKFKGKVDLNIDLDLLRGR
- the folK gene encoding 2-amino-4-hydroxy-6-hydroxymethyldihydropteridine diphosphokinase, which codes for MGNNVDEVFIGVGSNIDPERNIPDALACLSKHVCVRGISVFYRTTPLLRPDQDDFLNGVWRISTSIPPEELKFRVLRTIEKELHRNRESDRYAPRTIDLDLLLFGDLVIHDENVVIPDPDIYKREFIAIPLSELNPDLILPDTKIPLTEILSKLSKENMIPEMTFTENLRRVVNV
- the folB gene encoding dihydroneopterin aldolase, with the protein product MNEVSEYNDKIHIRDLALRCIIGINPEERTEKQDVIINVVLFTDTRIAGQTDSLGDSVDYKTVKKTILALVECSEFLLIERLAEEIAKVCLDNLRVQKVNVTVDKPGALRYTRSVAVEIMRTRKCYGQ
- a CDS encoding SDR family oxidoreductase, which produces MNINNNELKGKTALVTGAAKRIGKEIARVLAQNHVNVIVHYCFSSDDDVEEALTDIKVPGVEIWKFKSDFSNIDNVDIFFEEIRNMIGTVDILINNASIFSSSKLSTLSIKELSNTLTVNSIAPFRLSQHMAKQKHDGCIINILDSRVKRYDLGHAAYQISKNMLYHMTEMMAVEFAPQLRVNGIAPGIILPPDGKDESYIRKLSHRNLFNRSGKQSEITDAVLFLLTNTFVTGEVLFIDGGQNLKGELYE
- a CDS encoding pseudouridine synthase, giving the protein MFHKPKGAIVTLSDENSRKTVYDILPRFILEDRWIPVGRLDRDSRGLLLFTREGGLSDLLTKPGKFSKFYEVWIRGRITNEQLQQTLDGVKTPIGMLRFKGIKTSGYAGPRTRLIVELSEGKNRHIRRVFGALQDQQFHNSLKVLDLKRTQIGTVKLDIPSSQWRFLTHEEENALINGTTLSRRKGRKGRKTNR
- a CDS encoding molybdopterin-containing oxidoreductase family protein, which gives rise to MIKELRSVCPHDCPDTCGIISYVKDGKLVKVKGDPAHFVTRGFLCRKVMHYPARVYSPDRVLYPLKRVGEKGAGKFERISWDEAVGTVTSRFKDIISRHGAESILPFSGSGTLGLVNGDVAGKRLFNRMGASGLDRTICSKGGRIGYKYTLGASFGADPLAIPQSKLIISWGTNPYYTNIHQIPLIKEAKKRGALHIVINPDKIKSVEIADLFIQPTPGSDAALALGIMNVIINESLYDCDFVEKYTEGFNALSEQVQEYSPENVEAISGVDKETIKEFAAIYADRKPSFIYAGSGMQHHTNGGMMIRTISCLPGLVGAWKYPGGGMFYPTSEAFPIQWNLLEENDLCPGSSRSINMNQLGQVLLSVDPAINGLYVYNSNPAAVLFNQGKVISGLKREDLFTVVHEQLLTDTARYADIVLPATTEFEHMDLHYSYFHLSLQLNEPVIEPLGESRSNLDTFNTLAKSMGYQDRCFDDTSIDIINSALKIDSSYLQGITLERLRSEGAIRLNMPGEFHMPYKDLKFYTPTGKIEFYSDKMKQDGHSPLPVHMPIAEGPLTSPDLYRKYPIYLLTPSAKSFLNSNFANLGNTGREKDKPILELNILDAEKRGIKTGDMVRVFNNRGECVLMASVGDYLREGIAINKGIWWNSLSPGGCNSNQTTPDRLADMGGGSTYNTNLVQIERVKISCSIKEVSIMKEDSVLVKDVVSTVFQMREDFKQSRLIKYMEDESIPASKRLNWLPYFTYFANSFSDINNYILPYEKPADELEEQINSHAATDAEHNSLINRDIRNLQEKLKDFTFADCLEFLWNDNIKKSRLVSYGIANLTQMASNPLVRYCLIRVIEELGNTFFLVSHKCAVGAIESNYFGKVHLEYEPGHLHGCDPEKFESQTLTTEEAETAQYVMQKCYDLFFDMIEEIYERTQENRFDFD